ACACCGACGCGGTGAGCGAGCTGCTCGACTGGCTCGCCGACGGCGCGGGCGGACGGCTCGTCGACTGAGAGCCCTGCACACGCCAGCAGTCCCGGTATCCCCGTACGTGTCGTTCGATCGAGCTATGCACGCTCTCTGTGCGAGGACGGGACGTGATAGCGGCTGGTGGAACCGGGGCGGTCGGGGTGAACCGGGACGCGAGGACGGTCCGAGAGGACGATGACGGGGAAGAACGTCGTCGTCGTGGTGATGGACACCACGAGAGCCGAGGAGACGGTCCCGGCGTCGGGGCTGACGCCGACGCTCTCGCGGCTCGCGAGCGAGGGATCCGAGTTCACGCGCGCCTTCGCGACCGCGCCGTGGACGCTCCCCTCGCACGCCTCGCTGTTCACGGGGACCTACCCGTCGAGACACGGCGCCCACGGCGGGCACACCTACCTCGACGCGGAGTTCGAGACGCTCGCGGAGACGTTCTCGAACGCGGGTTACGAGACGGTCGGCTTCTCGAACAACACCTGGATCACCGCGGAGTTCGGCTTCGACCGGGGGTTCGAGGCGCTGAGAAAGGGCTGGCAGCTCACCGAGGGGGGCGCTGACTTCGGCGACGTGATCCGCCAGAAGACGCTCGCGGGGAAGGCGCAGGCGGTCCGTCGGGAACTGTTCTCCGGCAACCCCGTACGGAACGCGCTCAACGCCGCCTACGCGCAGTACACTCACCGCTACGGCGACGACGGCGCGAAGCGGACCGTGAAGCGCTTCGGGAACTGGCTCGATTCGAGGACCGACGACCGGCCCTTCTTCGCGTTCGTCAACTGTATCGAACCTCACATCGACTACCGGCCGCCGCGCGAGTACGTCGAGGACCGTCTCCCAGAGGGGACGAGCTACGAGGAGGCGCTCGCGGTCCGTCAGGACCCGCGAGCGTTCGACGTGGAGGAGTACGTGCTCACCGAGCGCGAGTTCCGGATCCTCAGGGCGCTCTACCGCGGCGAGATCGCCTACCTCGACGACCGGATCGGCGAGCTCCGTGAAGCGCTCACCTCGGCGGGGGAGTGGGAGGACACCCTGTTCGTACTGACGAGCGACCACGGCGAGAACGTCGGCGAGCACGGGCTGTTCGGCCACCAGTACAACCTCTACGAGACGACGATCCACGTCCCGCTCGTGATCGCGGGCGGGGCGTTCGACGGCGGCCGCCGCAGGGACGACCTCGTCCAGCTGGTCGATCTGCCGCCGACGCTCGCGGACGAGACCGGGATCGACGCCCCGCACGAGCAGTACCAGGGTCGGTCGGTCCACCCGGAGAGCGACGTCGAACCCAGGACCGAGGTCATCGCGGAGTACGTCGCGCCACAGCCCGACCGGGCGACGCTCGAAGCGCGCTTCGGGTCGGTCCCGGAGAAGGGGATGTTCGACCGGTCGCTCCGCGCGATCCGGGCCGGGGACCACAAACTGGTCCGTGGCTCCGACGGCCTGCTCGAACTCTACGACCTCAGCGAGGACCCCGCGGAGCGACTGAACCTCGCGGACGAGGAGCGGGGGGTTGCCCGCGGCCTCGGCGACGCGCTCGACGTCTGGGCGGACTCGTTCGAGCACGCCGCGAGCGACGGCTCGGTCGAGATGGGCGAGGCGACCGAACGGCGCCTGCGGGAACTCGGGTATCTTTGAACCGGGATCCGAACGTCGGAACATGCTCGACCGACCGAACGTCCTGCTGTTGCTCACCGACCAGGAGCGCTACGACCTCACCGCGCCCGGAGCGCTCCCGGTGGAGACGCCGAACCTCGACCGGATCGCCGAGGATGGGACCCGGTTCACGCGCGCGTACACGCCGATCGGCATCTGCACGAGCGCGCGCGCCTCCTTGCTCTCCGGACTCTTCCCGCACGCCCACGGGATGCTCAACAACTCCCACGAGGCGGACGCGCTCCAGCCGAACTTCCCTCCCGACCTCCCCACGTTCGGCGAGGGGCTTGCCCAGGTCGGCTACGAGAACACGTATCTGGGGAAGTGGCACGTCGGG
This region of Halalkalicoccus sp. CGA53 genomic DNA includes:
- a CDS encoding sulfatase; the encoded protein is MTGKNVVVVVMDTTRAEETVPASGLTPTLSRLASEGSEFTRAFATAPWTLPSHASLFTGTYPSRHGAHGGHTYLDAEFETLAETFSNAGYETVGFSNNTWITAEFGFDRGFEALRKGWQLTEGGADFGDVIRQKTLAGKAQAVRRELFSGNPVRNALNAAYAQYTHRYGDDGAKRTVKRFGNWLDSRTDDRPFFAFVNCIEPHIDYRPPREYVEDRLPEGTSYEEALAVRQDPRAFDVEEYVLTEREFRILRALYRGEIAYLDDRIGELREALTSAGEWEDTLFVLTSDHGENVGEHGLFGHQYNLYETTIHVPLVIAGGAFDGGRRRDDLVQLVDLPPTLADETGIDAPHEQYQGRSVHPESDVEPRTEVIAEYVAPQPDRATLEARFGSVPEKGMFDRSLRAIRAGDHKLVRGSDGLLELYDLSEDPAERLNLADEERGVARGLGDALDVWADSFEHAASDGSVEMGEATERRLRELGYL